The window TTTTGATTCCCACTCCGGATCTGATGAAAACATTTATCAAGAAAAATTTATCCATACACCAGATCAGAATCATACAGATTTTTATAAATCACTGGATATCATTATTGAAAAAGGAGGAAAGAATGTAGATGTTTTTGGAGGCAGTGGGGGGCGAACAGGATCATTTTTTAGGAAATCTTACAGTTGCTTATGCTTTTAAAGATAGATTAGAAGTGAAGTTTTATGATGAATTTTCAGCGTATTATTTCATTCCAAAAAAAATTACAGTAAAAGGAGTAAAAGATAAGATGATCTCTCTATATCCATTTCCTGCAGCTGAGAATATTACAACAACAGGATTGAATTGGCCTTTGAATAATGGAAATTTAGACATTATCTCAAGAATCGGAACCCGAAATTTTGCAGTTGAAGATGAGGTTTCCATTACCTATGAAAAAGGAGATCTGCTGATTTTTATTGGAAAAAATTATTTGTAAATAAAATAAGACCCATTGGCTTTAGCCAAAACTTAAAATAAATTTTAAACCACAAAGTAACAAAAGTTTAGAACACTTAAGTTTTTTAAGTAACTACTCACCGTTCGAGAAGTTCACCTAAGTTCTGAAAATCTTTGATTTTCTTCTTAAGTGTACTTCTTTTATGTAACTTTTAAGCTTAATTAAGTGAACTCAAGGGTTATTAAAATAAACTTTTGTACCTTTTGTTGTAAAAGAAAAAGCTATTGAATATATTCATTAAAATACCGATTGTCATTATTTCATTATTCTGTATTTTCTCATGTAAAACGCAGCGTTTTGAAAGCCCTGAATATGGCAAGAATGAAACAGAAAAAGTTATTAAGCTTAAAAAGGTCCATAATTTCAGGGCAGTAGGCAATATTAAAAATACCGAAGGACGGTCTTTGAAAGAAGGAATGCTCTACAGAAGTGCCCATCTTCATAAACTTAAAAAGAAATCCTTTGATGAGTTTGGAAAATTAGGAATTACGGAAATCATAGATTTAAGGAATTCAAAAGAGATTTTCGAGAGTCCTGACCATTTGCCGAATGGGATCACGTATAAGAAATATTCAGCTTTTGAAGATGAAGGAGATCAGTTGTCACAGGCAAGAAAACTGGTACTGAAAGGAAAAGTAAATGCTTCGGATGCAGACAAAAGAATGATTGATTTTTACCGTGAATATGTTACAGAAAATCCGGAGACTATAAAAACCATCATTACGGAGATTATGGAATCTGAAAAGCCTATTCTTTATCACTGTACTGCAGGAAAGGACAGAACAGGAATTGTTACCGCTTTAATTTTAACTATACTAAAGTTTGATAAAGAAACGATCTATAATGAATACCTTCTGTCTAACAACTTCAGAAAATCCTTAGTAGACAAAAGGCTCCGTTTGGCAAACAATCTGCATTTTCTCTATCCAAAGATGGATTTACAGGTTTTGGAAAAGCTGAGTTGGGTTGAAAAAAGATACCTTGATGCGGCTTTTAATGAGATCGATAAAAAATATGGGTCCACAGATGCTTATATTCAGGAGGTATTAGGCATTTCTGAGGCTAAAAGAGCAGAATATATTCAAAAGTTTACGCATTGATTATCAGACCTAAATTTTCATAAAACAGAATATTGGAGGTTTATTTAAAATTATAATAATTTTAACATCTAAAAATCAAACTTTTTTAGCAATTTTGCATTTCTTAATTCACTTGTTTAGAAATGAAAATAAAGTACTCGGAACTTATTGATCAGACATTATATTTTCCTACGGAGGAATTTAATGTTTCTGAGAACAATTTGTTGTTTCACGACGTTCCATTGATGGACGTAGTTGAACAATTTGGCACTCCGCTAAAGATTAGCTATCTGCCGAGAATTTCTCAAAATATTCAAAAGGCCAAAAGCTGGTTTAAAGAAGCTTTTGAAAAAATTGAATATAAAAAGAATTATACCTACTGTTACTGTACAAAATCCAGTCATTTCAATTTCGTATTGGAAGAGGCACTGAAGAATGATATTTCAATAGAAACATCTTCTGCCTATGATATGGATATTGTAAAATCTCTTTATGAGAAAGGGAAAGTAGATAAAAATATTGAAGTAATCTGTAATGGATTCAAAACGGATGATTATCTGACAAATATTTCAGATATGATCAATAATGGTTTTGGAAACATCACTCCGATTCTGGATAACTACCGTGAACTGGATAAACTTACAGAAAGTATAGATTCTACATTCAATATCGGGATCAGAATTGCTTCAGAAGAAGAACCTAAGTTCGAATTTTATACCTCAAGATTAGGAATCGGATATAAAGATATCATTCCTTATTACAGCCAGAAAATCGCTGAACACCCGAATGCAAGATTGAAAATGCTTCACTTCTTTATCAATACAGGGATCAAGGATACTGCTTATTATTGGAACGAATTATACAAATGTCTTCGTGTATATGCACGTTTGAAGAAAATTGCTCCTGAAGTAGATTCACTAAACATTGGTGGTGGTTTTCCAATCAAAACCTCTTTGAATTTTGATTATGATTACCAATATATGGTTGAGGAAATTGTTTCTCAGATCAAAAAATTCTGTGAAGAAGAAGGAGTAGAAGAACCCAACATCTATACTGAATTCGGAAGTTTTACCGTTGGGGAAAGTGGGGCTAACCTTTATAAAATCATCTCTCAGAAACGTCAGAATGACAGAGAAAAATGGAATATGATTGATTCTTCTTTCATGACGACACTTCCAGATACATGGGCGATTTCAAGACACTTTATCATGCTTCCTCTAAACCGTTGGGAAGATAGTTATGAAAGAGTATTCTTAGGCGGGTTGACATGTGATTCAGATGATTATTATAATTCTGAGCAGCATACCAATGCCATTTATCTGCCTGTTTTCAGTGATACAAAACCTTTGTATATCGGATTCTTCCATACAGGGGCTTATCAGGAAACGATCGGAGGTTATGGCGGAGTACATCACTGTCTGATGCCTCAGCCAAGACACGTTTTGATTCAGAAAGATGAAAACGGAGAGTTACAGTATGAGATTTTCCGTGAAAAACAGGAGCCGGAAGATATCTTGAAACTTCTTGGGTACAAGTAATACTTTAACTATCATTGTGAGGAACGAAAGTGACGAAATCTCATAATAAATAAAACTGCCTTAAAAAGTTTAACTTTTTAAGGCAGTTCAATTTGGTGTAAATAATTCTATAGAATTATTTACCGTATTTTTTTCTAAGGTTTCAATTCTTTTTTGCAGTTCAATTGAGTAGAGTGTAAGCTCTTCTATTTTTTGGAGAAGTTTAATCTGAAACTCTCCAACATTAACACCCTCTTTTTCCATCGTTTTTGCAGATGCAATTTCTGGTAGATGTTTTTTTTCTTTGATATGTTTTTCAACTTCCTGGAGAGTGGGAAGGTTATAGTTTTCATCAAATACAAAGTCCGCAGTTGGGGTCAATGTTACCTTAACTTCTTTTGCCTCTAATTTTGCATTAATCAAAACATTGTCTGAAAACGAAGCTTTTCCGATCACATCAAGTTTGGTTTGAGGTGTACTTGTTCCTATTCCAACATTTCCACTCACATACATTTGTCCATCATGTCTTAATGAAAATGTAACATCTTCTGTACCAGTTCCAAAGATTGTATTTTTCATAAAATATCTATCAGGATTCCTTACATGGTTAGTAATTAGCTCAAATTGATTAGATCCTGTAGGCCCGGAATCATGTACGGTCAATTTTGATTTAGGAGTGGTTATACCTATTCCTACATTTCCATTTACATACATTTGCCCATCATGTCTTAATGAGAAAGTAACATCTTCTGTACCACTTCCCAGAACTGTATTTTTCATAAAATATCGATCAGGATTTCTTACATGACTAGTAAGTAGATCAAATTGGTTAGATCCTGCGGGCCCAGAATCATATATAGCTAATCTTGATTTTGGAGTAGAAATACCTATTCCAACATTTCCATTTCCTTTAATGATAAAAGGAACATAATTACCAGCTCCAATATCTCTAACTCTAAAAAAGTGACTGTTATCTGAATTAGCAGTGGTACCAAATGATACAACATCAATTGTCATTGCATCTATAGAAAGATCGCTTCCAGGGTGAAAAACATGAAGTTTAGCTTCTGGTTTCTGGATTCCAATCCCTACGTTATTACTTGATGGGTTGTTTATAACACCTTCAATACTTCCTGTGGGAGTATAGATTTGTGCGGATAATGACCCAATTGAAAGAACAGAAAGGAATAGAAATAATTTTTTCATAAGTTATAATTAATTTTTAAAAATATTTTGAAATTTTATCCAGTTCAAGATCTTCATAATCAGAAACCACAGTATCAGCTAAGGTATAATCCTGATTTTTTGAATGTGGACTTCTGTAAGCAGCACAGAATATTTTAGCTCTGTGGGCCGCTAGAATTCCATTCGTAGAATCTTCAATCACCATACAGTTTTCAACAGATTCACCAGCCATTTCAGCCGCCAGGAGAAAAACTTCAGGATGAGGTTTGGATTCTTTTAAATCGGCTCCGCTGATCTTCCCCCTGAAATATTGCTCAAGTCCGAACTTTTCAAACACCATATTAATGGTTGTCATGGTCGCAGAAGAAGCTAAAATAAGTTTGATGCCATTTTCGTGATAATGCTGAATCAGGTTTCTTACTCCGGGAATCAGATCAAATTCATCATCATTATAAAAATAATCTTTAAAATGAGATCTTTTGATACCCGCAATGGATTCGTAAGTCTGATCTAAATTAAATTCCTTAATCAGAGTTTCAGAAACTCTTTTGGTGGAAGCTCCGGTAAAAGAGGTGTATAAATCTTCGGAAACTGCAATTTCCAATTCATCAAACGTTTTGAAATAGGCTTTTCTATGCAATGGTTCTGTGTCTACAATGACCCCATCCATATCAAAAAGAACAGCTTTTAAAGGCATATTTTAAGTTTTTCACAAAAATAGGAATTTGAGTTGAAAGGGGAAAGCTCAATAGGGCAGGAAGTCTGAAGAGGGAGGCTGGAAGTTATTATGAGCAACGTTTCAATGTGGGTATGATAATGGGTGGAAAATGTTGATTAAAATAAGGTTCAAACTCTTTTTAAGGCTTCCATAACTTCCCGCTTCCCGCCCCATCTTCCTTTCTAAAAAATATACGTAGTTTAGATTTAGCCAGAACATCATTGGCAAACTCTTCGTATCTTTGCGATTAATTACAACATTAAAATTTTTAAATAAAGCATGAGAACATACGCAGGAATTCCAGAGGAAAACGCAACGTTGGAGAATTCGAAAGTAATGTTGGTAACAGTTCCTTACG of the Chryseobacterium capnotolerans genome contains:
- a CDS encoding tyrosine-protein phosphatase, with amino-acid sequence MNIFIKIPIVIISLFCIFSCKTQRFESPEYGKNETEKVIKLKKVHNFRAVGNIKNTEGRSLKEGMLYRSAHLHKLKKKSFDEFGKLGITEIIDLRNSKEIFESPDHLPNGITYKKYSAFEDEGDQLSQARKLVLKGKVNASDADKRMIDFYREYVTENPETIKTIITEIMESEKPILYHCTAGKDRTGIVTALILTILKFDKETIYNEYLLSNNFRKSLVDKRLRLANNLHFLYPKMDLQVLEKLSWVEKRYLDAAFNEIDKKYGSTDAYIQEVLGISEAKRAEYIQKFTH
- a CDS encoding arginine decarboxylase, whose product is MKIKYSELIDQTLYFPTEEFNVSENNLLFHDVPLMDVVEQFGTPLKISYLPRISQNIQKAKSWFKEAFEKIEYKKNYTYCYCTKSSHFNFVLEEALKNDISIETSSAYDMDIVKSLYEKGKVDKNIEVICNGFKTDDYLTNISDMINNGFGNITPILDNYRELDKLTESIDSTFNIGIRIASEEEPKFEFYTSRLGIGYKDIIPYYSQKIAEHPNARLKMLHFFINTGIKDTAYYWNELYKCLRVYARLKKIAPEVDSLNIGGGFPIKTSLNFDYDYQYMVEEIVSQIKKFCEEEGVEEPNIYTEFGSFTVGESGANLYKIISQKRQNDREKWNMIDSSFMTTLPDTWAISRHFIMLPLNRWEDSYERVFLGGLTCDSDDYYNSEQHTNAIYLPVFSDTKPLYIGFFHTGAYQETIGGYGGVHHCLMPQPRHVLIQKDENGELQYEIFREKQEPEDILKLLGYK
- a CDS encoding HAD family hydrolase, which translates into the protein MPLKAVLFDMDGVIVDTEPLHRKAYFKTFDELEIAVSEDLYTSFTGASTKRVSETLIKEFNLDQTYESIAGIKRSHFKDYFYNDDEFDLIPGVRNLIQHYHENGIKLILASSATMTTINMVFEKFGLEQYFRGKISGADLKESKPHPEVFLLAAEMAGESVENCMVIEDSTNGILAAHRAKIFCAAYRSPHSKNQDYTLADTVVSDYEDLELDKISKYF